From one Prochlorococcus marinus str. MIT 0912 genomic stretch:
- a CDS encoding glucose-1-phosphate adenylyltransferase: MKRVLAIILGGGKGSRLYPLTKMRAKPAVPLAGKYRLIDIPISNCINSDISKMYVLTQFNSASLNRHIGQTYNLSGPFGQGFVEVLAAQQTPETPSWFEGTADAVRKYQWLFQEWDVDEYLILSGDQLYRMDYSLFVEQHRKTGADLTVAALPVDSAQAEAFGLMRTDESGNIKEFREKPTGDSLKAMAVDTSRFGLEASEAKEKPYLASMGIYVFSRSTLFDLLNKFPSYTDFGKEIIPEALGRGDKLKSYVFNDYWEDIGTIGAFFESNLALTQQPTPPFSFYDEKFPIYTRPRYLPPSKIVDTQITDSIVSEGSILKSCSIHHCVLGVRSRIESDVVLNETLVMGSDFYESYEERIALRNGGGIPLGVGQGTTVKRAILDKNARIGDNVTIVNKDNVEEADRADQGFYIRNGIVVIVKNATIPDGTII, from the coding sequence ATGAAGAGAGTACTTGCCATAATTCTTGGCGGTGGTAAAGGATCACGCCTATATCCATTAACGAAAATGAGGGCCAAGCCCGCTGTTCCATTAGCGGGTAAATATCGACTAATAGATATTCCTATAAGTAATTGCATAAATTCGGACATCAGTAAAATGTATGTTCTAACGCAATTCAATAGCGCTTCTCTTAATAGGCATATTGGGCAAACTTATAATCTCAGCGGACCTTTTGGTCAAGGTTTCGTTGAGGTTTTAGCTGCTCAGCAGACACCTGAAACACCATCTTGGTTTGAGGGAACTGCTGATGCTGTAAGAAAATATCAATGGCTTTTTCAGGAGTGGGATGTTGATGAATATTTGATTCTCTCTGGAGATCAGCTTTATCGAATGGATTACAGCCTATTTGTTGAACAGCATAGAAAAACAGGAGCAGATTTAACAGTTGCCGCCTTGCCAGTTGATTCAGCTCAAGCTGAAGCATTTGGTTTGATGCGAACTGATGAATCTGGGAATATTAAGGAATTTCGTGAAAAACCAACTGGTGATTCTTTGAAAGCAATGGCAGTAGATACTTCAAGGTTTGGATTGGAAGCAAGTGAGGCTAAAGAAAAACCTTATTTGGCTTCAATGGGAATTTATGTTTTTAGTCGTTCCACTCTTTTTGACTTATTAAATAAATTCCCCTCCTATACAGATTTTGGAAAAGAAATTATTCCTGAAGCTTTAGGCAGAGGAGATAAGCTCAAAAGTTATGTGTTTAATGATTATTGGGAGGATATCGGAACTATTGGTGCATTTTTTGAATCAAATTTAGCTTTAACTCAGCAACCGACACCGCCATTTAGCTTTTATGATGAAAAGTTCCCTATTTACACTAGGCCTAGATATCTCCCACCTTCAAAAATTGTAGATACCCAAATAACTGATTCAATAGTTTCCGAGGGATCAATACTTAAATCATGTAGTATTCACCATTGTGTATTGGGCGTAAGGAGTCGAATTGAAAGTGACGTTGTTCTTAATGAAACTCTGGTTATGGGATCTGATTTTTATGAGTCTTATGAAGAGAGAATAGCGCTAAGAAATGGAGGAGGTATTCCCTTAGGTGTAGGACAGGGAACAACGGTTAAAAGAGCGATCCTCGATAAAAATGCTCGAATAGGGGACAATGTGACGATAGTAAACAAAGATAATGTGGAAGAAGCTGATCGAGCAGATCAAGGTTTTTATATTCGTAATGGAATAGTTGTTATCGTCAAAAATGCCACAATTCCAGATGGAACTATTATTTGA
- the gndA gene encoding NADP-dependent phosphogluconate dehydrogenase — translation MTKAHFGLIGLGVMGENLVLNAERNGFSSVVFNRTYKKTEEFLLGRGLNKSIQGAEDLQEFVSKLERPRRVLMMVKAGAATDAVINQISPYLEEGDLLIDGGNAQFMDTERRVKELESKSFGYIGMGVSGGAKGALEGPSMMPGGTKTSYDAIESLLNKMAAQVEDGPCVTYIGPGGSGHFVKTVHNGIEYGIEQILAEAYDLMKRVCGMTGDDMASVMGYWNKTEELSSYLVEITEACLRVKDPDDSSDLVEKIMDKAGQKGTGLWTVVSALELGASVPTIYASLNGRVMSSMKDQRNYAETLLNGNKPSFVDFGKPSDGMPLLMDAVVLATIASYAQGMDILRLASEEYNYNLDMPSIAQIWKGGCIIRSTLLSRIQDAFKKDPRLTNLILDSWFTDQVNNRLSGLTKVVSAAANAGIPVPCLSSTLDYINSLRTSRLPQNLVQAMRDCFGSHTYERVDKAGSFHTEWID, via the coding sequence ATGACCAAGGCACATTTTGGATTAATCGGTCTTGGAGTAATGGGAGAGAATCTTGTTCTTAATGCAGAGCGGAATGGGTTTTCTAGTGTGGTGTTTAACCGTACTTATAAAAAAACTGAAGAATTTCTCTTAGGTAGAGGTTTAAATAAATCAATTCAAGGAGCTGAGGATCTTCAAGAATTTGTATCAAAGCTGGAACGTCCAAGAAGAGTATTAATGATGGTTAAAGCTGGAGCCGCTACTGATGCTGTCATTAATCAAATTTCACCTTACCTTGAAGAAGGCGATTTGCTTATTGATGGGGGCAATGCCCAATTTATGGATACAGAAAGAAGAGTAAAAGAACTTGAGAGTAAGAGTTTTGGATACATCGGTATGGGTGTATCTGGTGGGGCGAAGGGAGCTTTGGAAGGACCTAGCATGATGCCGGGTGGCACAAAGACCTCTTACGATGCTATTGAGAGCTTGTTGAACAAAATGGCAGCTCAGGTAGAAGACGGACCTTGTGTGACATACATCGGTCCGGGGGGATCAGGTCATTTTGTTAAGACCGTTCACAATGGAATTGAATATGGAATCGAGCAGATATTGGCAGAGGCCTATGACTTGATGAAGAGAGTTTGTGGAATGACTGGTGATGATATGGCATCTGTTATGGGCTATTGGAATAAAACCGAAGAACTTTCCTCCTATCTTGTTGAAATTACAGAGGCATGTTTACGAGTTAAGGATCCTGATGATAGTTCCGATCTTGTCGAAAAGATAATGGATAAGGCGGGTCAAAAAGGTACTGGCTTATGGACAGTTGTCAGCGCGCTTGAACTTGGAGCTTCTGTCCCAACTATCTATGCATCTTTGAATGGAAGGGTTATGAGTTCGATGAAGGATCAAAGAAATTATGCGGAAACACTTTTGAACGGCAATAAACCTTCGTTTGTTGATTTTGGTAAACCCTCTGATGGCATGCCTTTGCTAATGGATGCAGTCGTATTGGCTACAATTGCTAGTTATGCCCAAGGCATGGATATTCTAAGGCTTGCTTCTGAAGAATATAATTACAATCTTGATATGCCCTCCATAGCTCAAATATGGAAAGGTGGTTGCATAATAAGGTCTACTCTTTTGAGTCGTATACAAGATGCTTTTAAGAAAGATCCGAGGTTGACGAATCTTATTCTAGATAGTTGGTTTACCGATCAGGTTAACAATCGTCTTTCGGGCCTTACTAAGGTTGTTTCTGCTGCTGCAAATGCTGGAATTCCAGTTCCATGTTTAAGTAGCACTCTTGATTATATAAATAGCTTAAGAACCTCCAGACTTCCCCAAAACTTAGTTCAGGCAATGAGAGATTGTTTTGGCTCTCATACATATGAGCGCGTAGACAAAGCCGGATCATTTCACACTGAATGGATTGACTGA
- the pgl gene encoding 6-phosphogluconolactonase: MTKYEIQVSEDKNSLALAASDLITQIIQSTLKNKTRAKIALCGGSTPKAAYSLLGKNKLEWTNVDLFLGDERWVDNESQDSNCFLLNNSLFKEGNPSLEASFFSVSTVDLPSPEDSANDYETILRNNLDGDPPKFDLILLGLGDDGHTASLFPGSDALFERDSLITVGEGKGHKRITFTSKLLSSADNVVFLISGSAKQIALKRLLDQSESWERTPAKLVSPNSEIIVLADKDAYPSF, from the coding sequence ATGACTAAATATGAAATCCAAGTTTCAGAAGACAAAAACTCTCTCGCTCTTGCTGCTTCAGATTTGATAACTCAGATTATTCAGTCAACTTTGAAAAATAAAACAAGAGCAAAAATTGCACTTTGTGGTGGTTCCACTCCTAAGGCTGCTTATTCTTTGTTAGGTAAAAACAAACTTGAATGGACTAACGTCGATTTGTTTCTTGGAGATGAAAGATGGGTTGACAATGAATCGCAAGATAGTAATTGCTTTTTATTGAATAATTCTTTGTTTAAAGAAGGTAACCCTTCTCTAGAAGCATCATTTTTTAGTGTTTCAACTGTTGATTTACCATCGCCAGAGGATAGTGCTAATGATTATGAAACAATTTTGAGAAATAATTTAGATGGGGATCCACCAAAATTTGATTTGATTTTATTGGGCTTGGGGGATGATGGGCATACAGCCTCCCTCTTTCCTGGCTCGGATGCATTATTTGAAAGAGATAGCCTAATAACTGTTGGCGAAGGTAAAGGTCATAAAAGAATAACCTTTACCAGTAAATTGCTCAGTTCAGCAGATAATGTGGTTTTTCTAATTAGTGGATCTGCCAAACAAATTGCTCTTAAACGTCTACTTGATCAATCAGAATCATGGGAGCGAACTCCCGCAAAATTAGTTTCACCCAACTCTGAAATTATTGTCTTAGCTGATAAAGATGCTTATCCATCTTTCTAG
- a CDS encoding CIA30 family protein, with amino-acid sequence MIPDLPPTESSITPLIQGSEFSDWKSLNDTIMGGSSFATCRSSEKGLFLEGNLVEEGGGFVSCRSPIFDKPFDLSKYSGLILDVEGEGRTLKFAIACEKKPLSLSNLLKGDIRWVASIPTKKNGVSKIKISFKDLEPARRAKPVQLPLSFDPTCINRFQVLHSKFGQPGKMNSGFYAGPIKVLIKSISAYS; translated from the coding sequence TTGATTCCTGATTTACCACCGACAGAAAGTTCAATAACTCCTCTGATACAGGGTTCAGAATTTTCAGATTGGAAATCTCTAAATGACACAATTATGGGCGGGTCAAGTTTTGCAACTTGTCGTTCTTCTGAGAAAGGCTTGTTTCTTGAGGGTAACTTGGTAGAAGAGGGAGGAGGATTTGTTAGTTGCCGCTCTCCAATTTTTGATAAGCCTTTTGATCTTTCCAAATATTCTGGATTAATTCTTGATGTTGAAGGAGAAGGGAGAACATTGAAATTTGCGATTGCTTGTGAAAAGAAACCTTTATCACTATCAAATCTTCTAAAAGGTGATATTCGTTGGGTTGCATCAATACCCACAAAGAAAAATGGAGTTAGTAAAATAAAAATATCTTTCAAAGATTTGGAACCAGCTCGTCGAGCAAAGCCTGTTCAGCTACCTCTTAGTTTTGATCCCACTTGTATTAATAGATTTCAAGTACTCCATTCAAAATTTGGTCAGCCAGGCAAAATGAACTCAGGATTTTATGCTGGTCCTATCAAAGTCTTAATTAAGTCAATTAGTGCATACTCCTGA
- a CDS encoding coat protein, whose translation MHTPDSKDGLIAEVAKAADLCMKPYVHSVFLENQLDDDNELDDLIFKIQSRNIDGEREESMDIEIEVYKSGNEVNLTISWKSLIDRPILWQGKHAVWMDSSSGVQCETPSYGKPFESLARRLSTVFKVSLN comes from the coding sequence GTGCATACTCCTGATTCGAAAGATGGCTTGATAGCTGAAGTTGCCAAAGCAGCAGACCTTTGTATGAAGCCATATGTTCATTCTGTTTTTTTAGAAAATCAATTAGATGATGATAATGAGCTTGATGACTTGATTTTTAAAATTCAATCTAGAAATATAGATGGCGAAAGAGAAGAATCTATGGATATTGAAATTGAAGTGTATAAGAGTGGGAATGAAGTAAATCTGACTATATCTTGGAAATCACTAATTGATAGGCCGATATTATGGCAAGGGAAGCATGCTGTTTGGATGGATAGCTCTTCTGGTGTTCAATGCGAAACGCCCTCATATGGAAAACCTTTTGAGTCCCTTGCGAGAAGACTCAGTACAGTTTTTAAGGTTTCGTTAAACTGA
- the ilvD gene encoding dihydroxy-acid dehydratase — protein MLRSNAITQGIQRSPNRAMLRAVGFDDNDFNKPIIGIANGHSTITPCNMGLMDLANRAEAALKDAGAMPQTFGTITVSDGISMGTEGMKYSLVSREVIADAIETACNAQSMDGVLAIGGCDKNMPGAMLSMARMNIPSIFVYGGTIKPGKLDGCDLTVVSSFEAVGQLTSGKIDEERLIAVEKNAIPGPGSCGGMFTANTMSAAIETMGFSLPFSSTMAAVDNEKAESAAKSAQVLVKAVKNNIRPLDLLTKKAFENAISVIMAVGGSTNSVLHLLAIARTAGVDLTIDDFERIRQTVPVICDLKPSGKYVTVDLHQAGGIPQVMKLLLDAGMLHGECKTIEGKTIKEVLTDIPSKPKENQDVIRAISNPIYKKGHLAILKGNLASEGSVAKISGVKTPVLTGPARVFESEEECLAAILDNKVKAGDVVVVRYEGPVGGPGMREMLSPTSAIVGQGLGEKVALITDGRFSGGSYGLVVGHVAPEAAVGGTIGLVEEGDSITVDANKLLIQLNVEDRELARRRENWKKPKPRYKTGILGKYSRLVSSSSQGATTDQI, from the coding sequence ATGCTTAGATCAAATGCGATAACACAGGGTATTCAACGGTCACCGAACAGAGCAATGCTTAGAGCTGTTGGCTTTGATGATAATGACTTTAATAAGCCAATCATTGGAATCGCTAATGGTCACAGCACAATAACCCCATGCAATATGGGATTAATGGATCTGGCTAATAGAGCAGAAGCCGCTTTAAAAGATGCTGGTGCAATGCCTCAAACATTCGGGACCATAACTGTTAGTGACGGCATCTCTATGGGAACAGAAGGGATGAAATATTCATTAGTTTCAAGAGAGGTTATTGCTGACGCAATTGAGACAGCATGCAATGCTCAAAGCATGGATGGTGTATTAGCAATAGGTGGATGCGACAAAAACATGCCCGGCGCAATGTTATCCATGGCAAGAATGAATATACCTTCGATCTTTGTTTACGGAGGAACAATTAAGCCTGGGAAATTAGACGGTTGCGACCTAACAGTAGTTAGTTCTTTTGAAGCTGTCGGTCAATTAACAAGTGGAAAAATCGACGAAGAACGTTTAATAGCAGTAGAAAAAAATGCTATCCCTGGTCCGGGTAGTTGTGGTGGCATGTTCACTGCAAACACCATGTCTGCGGCAATTGAAACGATGGGTTTTAGTTTGCCATTTAGTTCAACAATGGCAGCTGTAGATAATGAAAAAGCAGAGAGCGCTGCCAAGAGTGCTCAGGTGCTTGTCAAAGCAGTTAAAAACAACATAAGACCATTAGATTTACTCACAAAAAAGGCTTTTGAGAATGCGATCAGTGTCATCATGGCTGTTGGTGGCTCAACAAATTCTGTCCTTCACCTACTTGCAATAGCGAGGACCGCAGGAGTTGATTTAACAATCGATGACTTTGAACGTATTAGACAAACTGTTCCTGTAATTTGCGACCTCAAGCCAAGCGGTAAATACGTAACGGTAGACCTGCATCAAGCCGGGGGGATTCCTCAAGTAATGAAATTACTCCTCGATGCAGGAATGCTTCATGGAGAATGCAAAACTATTGAAGGTAAAACAATTAAAGAAGTTCTTACAGATATCCCCTCAAAGCCCAAAGAAAATCAAGATGTTATAAGAGCAATATCAAATCCTATTTATAAGAAAGGACATCTAGCTATTCTCAAAGGAAATTTAGCTAGTGAAGGAAGTGTCGCAAAAATCAGTGGGGTCAAAACACCTGTTTTAACAGGACCTGCAAGGGTTTTCGAGAGTGAAGAAGAATGCTTAGCTGCAATTCTAGACAATAAAGTCAAAGCTGGAGATGTAGTAGTCGTTAGATATGAAGGGCCTGTAGGAGGACCAGGGATGAGAGAAATGCTCTCTCCAACTTCAGCAATTGTAGGTCAAGGGTTGGGAGAGAAAGTTGCACTAATTACAGACGGTCGATTTAGTGGGGGATCATATGGATTAGTGGTCGGCCACGTTGCACCAGAAGCAGCAGTTGGAGGAACAATTGGGTTAGTAGAGGAAGGAGACAGTATTACTGTTGACGCTAATAAATTGTTAATTCAGTTAAATGTTGAAGACCGAGAACTAGCTAGAAGGAGAGAGAATTGGAAGAAGCCAAAGCCTAGATATAAGACAGGCATTCTTGGAAAGTATTCCAGACTAGTAAGTTCATCAAGCCAAGGAGCTACAACCGATCAAATATAG
- a CDS encoding uracil phosphoribosyltransferase, which translates to MSMSLRVIVPPHPLISHWLTILRNPTTPEILYATGLEQLGTWLTYEALRDWIPSKKEQITTSAGTTECSIIDPNIPILAIPYLPAGLELFRGARNLIPNSNLCIGGLPKEIEENAGIIFYLDQITTGKQLLKDLNYLKDKKIDARRIRVITALAANQGLKEVGENIQDLNIYCACIDPELISESELSPGIGDPSLRIKTRVTSSD; encoded by the coding sequence ATGTCAATGAGCTTAAGAGTAATAGTTCCTCCGCACCCACTCATATCACATTGGTTAACTATCTTAAGGAACCCTACTACCCCAGAAATCCTCTATGCAACTGGCTTAGAACAACTTGGTACCTGGCTCACTTATGAAGCTCTGAGAGATTGGATCCCAAGTAAAAAAGAACAGATAACTACTTCAGCAGGAACAACTGAATGTTCAATTATTGATCCAAATATTCCTATTTTGGCAATTCCTTATTTGCCTGCAGGGCTTGAGCTCTTTAGAGGTGCTAGAAATTTAATTCCTAATTCAAATTTATGTATTGGCGGGCTCCCTAAAGAAATTGAGGAAAATGCAGGAATTATTTTTTACCTAGATCAAATAACAACCGGTAAACAACTTTTAAAAGATTTAAATTATCTTAAAGATAAAAAAATTGATGCAAGAAGGATAAGAGTGATTACAGCATTAGCAGCTAATCAAGGACTTAAAGAAGTCGGTGAAAATATTCAAGATTTGAATATTTATTGTGCTTGTATAGATCCTGAATTAATATCAGAAAGTGAACTATCACCCGGAATAGGTGATCCATCATTACGTATAAAAACCAGAGTCACCTCATCGGACTAG
- a CDS encoding pentapeptide repeat-containing protein, whose amino-acid sequence MNKKTSFPDFKAIVFASLLIFVLIFPDQSVFARTPAEIRNQEELNISQDMSSQDLSGNDFVKLDLKGINFSESNLTGAVFNNSKLNRADLHGAQLNDALAYATDFEGADLRDVDFNGALLMESTFTDALIEGADFTDAVISRIQQKQLCSMASGTNSKTGEDTSYSLGC is encoded by the coding sequence ATGAACAAAAAAACTTCTTTCCCTGATTTTAAAGCAATTGTTTTTGCTTCACTACTTATTTTTGTTTTGATCTTTCCTGATCAAAGTGTTTTCGCTAGAACGCCTGCTGAGATTCGCAATCAAGAAGAACTGAATATTTCCCAGGATATGTCTAGCCAGGATTTAAGTGGAAATGATTTCGTAAAACTAGATCTGAAGGGCATAAATTTCAGTGAATCAAACCTGACAGGAGCAGTGTTTAATAATAGTAAATTGAATAGAGCAGATTTGCATGGTGCGCAGCTAAATGACGCTTTGGCATATGCAACTGATTTCGAAGGAGCTGATTTAAGGGATGTTGACTTCAATGGTGCATTATTAATGGAAAGTACCTTCACAGATGCTCTTATTGAAGGGGCTGACTTTACAGATGCGGTAATAAGTCGAATACAACAAAAACAACTATGTTCTATGGCTTCTGGAACAAATTCAAAGACCGGCGAGGATACAAGTTATAGTCTTGGTTGCTGA
- the cobW gene encoding cobalamin biosynthesis protein CobW translates to MSDSRLPVTVITGFLGSGKTTLLRHLLSEAHQRLAVVVNEFGTVGLDGDLLKTCGFCPDDEVDKRIVELNNGCLCCTVQEDFLPAMEALLLRSNQVDGIIIETSGLALPKPLLQALNWPAIRSKVFINGVVTLVDGYALSNGSPVGDLKSINEQITNDNSIDHLTPINELFRDQLISADLVLISRSDLLSAKSFSLVRDEVKKQGNSITNILPISNGKIEPSVILGLCKEQNNISRSDQNDHDHDHDHDHDHVDVISEHLRFEFPIDKDLLKEILVKLVPEYQILRIKGRCWIEGKALPLQIQMVGSRFNSWFESSNYDSWKPSKAGIDLVSLSLKGGVEKAFESYF, encoded by the coding sequence ATGAGTGATAGTCGTCTACCTGTTACCGTGATTACAGGGTTTTTGGGCTCTGGCAAAACAACACTCTTGAGACATCTTTTAAGTGAAGCTCATCAACGTCTAGCTGTAGTTGTTAATGAATTTGGAACAGTAGGCTTAGATGGAGACCTTCTTAAAACCTGTGGCTTTTGCCCTGATGATGAAGTAGATAAAAGAATAGTTGAATTGAATAATGGCTGTTTATGTTGCACTGTTCAAGAGGACTTCTTGCCTGCAATGGAAGCTTTGCTCCTTAGATCAAATCAGGTTGATGGAATCATTATTGAAACCAGTGGTCTTGCATTGCCAAAGCCTTTACTGCAAGCTCTTAATTGGCCTGCAATAAGAAGTAAGGTTTTCATTAATGGTGTCGTAACTTTGGTTGATGGATATGCTCTCTCAAACGGAAGTCCAGTGGGTGATTTAAAAAGTATTAATGAACAAATAACAAATGATAATAGTATTGATCATTTAACTCCAATAAATGAGCTTTTTAGAGATCAATTGATTTCTGCTGATCTCGTTTTGATTAGTAGGTCTGATTTGCTTTCTGCAAAAAGCTTTTCATTGGTTAGGGATGAGGTGAAAAAACAAGGGAATTCCATTACTAATATTCTGCCAATATCTAATGGAAAAATTGAACCTTCTGTAATTCTCGGACTTTGCAAAGAACAAAACAATATTTCTCGATCAGATCAAAATGACCATGACCATGACCATGACCATGACCATGACCATGTTGATGTAATAAGTGAGCATTTAAGATTTGAATTCCCAATTGATAAAGATCTATTGAAAGAAATACTTGTAAAACTAGTTCCGGAATATCAAATTCTTCGTATAAAAGGTAGATGTTGGATAGAAGGTAAGGCTTTGCCTCTTCAGATCCAAATGGTTGGATCTAGATTTAATTCATGGTTTGAGAGCTCGAATTATGATTCTTGGAAACCTTCTAAGGCTGGGATTGATTTAGTCTCTTTGAGTCTGAAAGGCGGAGTTGAAAAAGCTTTTGAATCTTACTTTTAA
- the purS gene encoding phosphoribosylformylglycinamidine synthase subunit PurS, protein MSLFKARVFVHLRPSVLDPAGEATRSATKRLGIDGITQLRIGKSIELEIEAANKEEARSKIELMSDRLLANPVIEDWTLEFKDEQKTLIN, encoded by the coding sequence GTGTCTTTATTTAAAGCAAGAGTTTTTGTTCATTTAAGACCTTCTGTTTTGGATCCGGCGGGAGAGGCTACTAGGTCAGCTACTAAGAGATTAGGAATAGATGGAATTACTCAACTAAGAATTGGTAAATCTATTGAACTTGAGATCGAAGCTGCAAATAAGGAGGAAGCTCGATCGAAGATTGAGTTAATGAGTGATCGATTGCTCGCAAACCCCGTAATTGAAGATTGGACTTTGGAATTTAAGGACGAACAGAAAACTCTTATAAACTAA